One genomic segment of Candidatus Brocadiaceae bacterium includes these proteins:
- a CDS encoding chaperone modulator CbpM encodes MNNPIPKEVEPVSHYSIVQVCAISAVEKSFVVELVQHGVIDPEGDVTEPDQWQFTQTQVSLCKRAANFYYDFQVNIQGIELAIRLLDELEQLRAKVKLLEDPLK; translated from the coding sequence ATGAACAATCCTATTCCTAAAGAAGTAGAGCCGGTGAGCCACTACAGCATCGTTCAGGTTTGTGCTATTAGCGCGGTAGAAAAATCCTTTGTCGTCGAGCTGGTACAGCATGGGGTTATTGATCCAGAGGGCGATGTCACAGAGCCTGATCAATGGCAATTTACCCAGACGCAGGTTTCTTTGTGTAAACGGGCCGCAAATTTCTATTATGATTTTCAGGTCAATATCCAGGGGATTGAGTTGGCAATACGATTGTTGGATGAGCTAGAGCAGCTTAGAGCCAAAGTAAAACTATTAGAAGACCCGCTAAAATAA
- a CDS encoding DnaJ domain-containing protein, translating to MEFKDYYQTLGVADTATQDEIKRAYRQLALMYHPDISKEPKAEASFKEATEAYEALHDKEKRVAYDRLRQSGYHQGDEFQPPTDWQTQRGFRDRGFSAEERADFSDFFNSIFGGGFTTGTSRRRQNFYGFDNPAAADTFAEITLPLVDAFRGGEKRIVYQSPELQQNGQVIMKKHTIDISIPAGVVDGQHLRLKGLGRERDLSGKRGNLYLEIHIAPHPLYVLDGKNVTRKLPVTPWEAALGATIDITTLGGNVKLAIPPGSQSGTKLRLKGRGLPGNPAGDQFVIIQLVNPASLDQSTEKLYRQLAEVSHFNPRALQEES from the coding sequence ATGGAATTTAAAGATTATTATCAGACCCTCGGTGTCGCCGATACCGCCACACAGGATGAGATCAAGCGAGCCTATCGACAACTTGCCCTCATGTATCATCCCGATATAAGTAAAGAGCCCAAGGCAGAAGCGAGTTTTAAGGAAGCTACAGAGGCTTATGAGGCGCTACATGATAAAGAAAAACGTGTTGCCTATGACCGTCTACGACAGTCGGGTTACCATCAAGGCGATGAGTTTCAACCCCCAACGGATTGGCAAACGCAAAGGGGGTTTCGTGATCGTGGTTTTTCAGCTGAAGAGAGGGCTGACTTCAGCGACTTTTTCAATAGTATTTTCGGCGGCGGCTTTACAACGGGAACGAGCCGTCGCAGGCAGAATTTCTACGGCTTTGATAACCCTGCCGCGGCAGACACGTTTGCCGAAATCACCTTGCCGTTAGTAGATGCCTTCCGGGGAGGGGAGAAGCGCATTGTCTACCAAAGCCCTGAACTCCAGCAGAATGGTCAGGTTATCATGAAGAAGCACACCATTGATATTTCTATTCCGGCAGGGGTTGTTGACGGGCAGCATTTGCGACTGAAAGGATTGGGCAGAGAACGCGACCTTTCGGGGAAAAGGGGCAATCTTTATTTAGAGATTCATATCGCTCCCCACCCGTTGTATGTTCTCGACGGCAAAAACGTAACCAGGAAACTGCCGGTTACTCCATGGGAGGCAGCGCTTGGCGCGACGATAGACATTACAACGCTGGGAGGCAACGTTAAACTCGCCATTCCACCAGGTAGCCAGAGCGGCACAAAACTTCGCTTGAAAGGACGGGGTTTGCCTGGCAATCCCGCAGGCGACCAATTTGTTATTATTCAATTGGTGAATCCTGCCTCATTGGATCAATCGACTGAAAAGTTGTATCGGCAACTGGCTGAAGTCTCACATTTTAACCCCAGAGCATTACAGGAGGAGTCCTGA